A window from Drosophila nasuta strain 15112-1781.00 chromosome 3, ASM2355853v1, whole genome shotgun sequence encodes these proteins:
- the LOC132788719 gene encoding myocyte-specific enhancer factor 2 isoform X11: MGRKKIQISRITDERNRQVTFNKRKFGVMKKAYELSVLCDCEIALIIFSSSNKLYQYASTDMDRVLLKYTEYNEPHESLTNKNIIEKENKNGVMSPDSPEAEADYTLTPRTEAKYNKIDEEFQNMMQRNQIAIGGVTGGGGGGGGGGGAPNRPMPNTSYTLPVSVPVPGSYGENLLQASPQMSHTNISPRPSSSETDSAHHLPIKQQSPGSQNGRASNLRVVIPPTIAPNMSATAEDVAYADQRQSQTSLNTPVVTLQTPMPALTSYSFGAQDFSSSGAMSADIMSLPQWHQGLVQQHTRWVVQAPSPANSSSSSPSRQTLNGDQHHNLPCSLSHLAVSNSTPPPASSPVSIKVKAEPQSPPRDLSASGGHNQHNSNGSTGSGSSSSSTSSNASANGGGGAGGAAGSLSAANVITHLNNASILTGAPGGGGGGGGGTNGSAEQATNLSVLSHSQQHLVMPNSRPSSTGHITPTPGHDKYDGYPYRALMGHNARWNFADFIILNAGAPSSEQDVRLAAVAVQQQQQQQQQQQQQQQQQQQQQQQHQQQQQLSDYDAPNHKRPRISGGWGT, encoded by the exons ATGGGTcgcaaaaaaattcaaatttcacgCATCACCGACGAGCGCAATCGACAG GTGACCTTCAACAAACGCAAGTTCGGCGTTATGAAAAAAGCCTACGAGCTGTCAGTGCTCTGTGACTGCGAGATCGCGTTGATCATCTTCTCGTCGAGCAACAAGCTGTATCAGTATGCCAGCACCGATATGGATCGGGTGCTGCTCAAGTACACCGAATACAATGAGCCACACGAATCGCTCACCAACAAGAACATAATTGAG AAGGAGAACAAAAACGGCGTCATGTCACCGGATTCACCCGAAGCGGAGGCCGATTACACGCTCACCCCGCGCACCGAAGCCAAATACAATAAGATCGACGaggaatttcaaaatatgatGCAGCGCAACCAAATCGCCATTGGCGGTGTTACGGGCGGTGggggcggcggtggcggtggcggaggTGCACCGAATAGACCAATGCCCAACACGAGTTACACGCTGCCGGTTTCGGTGCCAGTGCCCGGCTCCTACGGTGAGAATCTGCTGCAGGCCAGCCCACAAATGTCCCACACAAACATCAGCCCACGTCCATCGAGTTCGGAGACGGATTCAG CACATCATTTGCCCATTAAACAGCAATCGCCGGGCAGCCAGAATGGACGAGCTTCCAATTTGCGTGTCGTTATACCGCCCACCATAGCGCCAAACATGTCGGCGACAGCGGAGGATGTTGCCTATGCAGAT CAGCGTCAGAGCCAGACGTCGCTGAACACGCCAGTGGTGACGCTGCAGACACCGATGCCCGCGCTGACCAGCTACTCGTTTGGGGCGCAGGACTTCTCGTCGTCGGGGGCGATGAGCGCGGACATTATGAGCCTGCCGCAGTGGCATCAGGGTCTCGTCCAGCAGCACACTAGGTGGGTAGTCCAGGCCCCGAGCCCGGcgaatagcagcagcagcagtcccAGCAGGCAAACACTTAACGGCGACCAACATCATAATCTGCCTTGCAGTCTATCGCACTTGGCTGTCTCGAATAGCACACCGCCGCCCGCCAGCTCACCCGTCTCCATCAAGGTCAAGGCGGAGCCACAGTCGCCGCCACGCGATCTCTCCGCCAGCGGCGGACACAATCAGCATAACAGCAACGGCTCAACGGGCAGCGgttccagcagcagcagcaccagcagcaatgCCTCAGCCAACGGCGGTGGTGGTGCAGGTGGCGCAGCTGGCTCACTTAGTGCAGCGAATGTCATCACACACTTGAACAACGCCAGCATATTAACTGGAGCGcctggcggcggtggcggaggcggaggtggAACGAATGGCAGCGCAGAGCAGGCCACCAATTTGAGCGTCCTAAGTCATTCGCAACAGCATCTGGTCATGCCGAATTCGCGGCCCTCTTCAACCGGCCACATAACACCGACTCCAG GGCATGATAAGTATGATGGATATCCGTACCGCGCGCTTATGGGACATAATGCTAGATGGAATTTTGCCG ACTTTATTATCTTAAACGCAGGTGCGCCCAGCAGCGAACAGGACGTGCGTCTCGCTGCCGTtgcagtgcagcagcagcaacagcagcaacaacaacaacagcagcagcagcaacaacaacagcagcagcagcaacaacatcagcaacagcaacagttgagCGATTATGATGCGCCCAATCACAAAAGGCCAAGAATATCTGGTGGCTGGGGCACATAG
- the LOC132788719 gene encoding myocyte-specific enhancer factor 2 isoform X5, which produces MGRKKIQISRITDERNRQVTFNKRKFGVMKKAYELSVLCDCEIALIIFSSSNKLYQYASTDMDRVLLKYTEYNEPHESLTNKNIIEKENKNGVMSPDSPEAEADYTLTPRTEAKYNKIDEEFQNMMQRNQIAIGGVTGGGGGGGGGGGAPNRPMPNTSYTLPVSVPVPGSYGENLLQASPQMSHTNISPRPSSSETDSGGMSLIIYPSGTMLEMSNGYPHSHSPLVGSPSPGPSPGIAHHLPIKQQSPGSQNGRASNLRVVIPPTIAPNMSATAEDVAYADQRQSQTSLNTPVVTLQTPMPALTSYSFGAQDFSSSGAMSADIMSLPQWHQGLVQQHTRWVVQAPSPANSSSSSPSRQTLNGDQHHNLPCSLSHLAVSNSTPPPASSPVSIKVKAEPQSPPRDLSASGGHNQHNSNGSTGSGSSSSSTSSNASANGGGGAGGAAGSLSAANVITHLNNASILTGAPGGGGGGGGGTNGSAEQATNLSVLSHSQQHLVMPNSRPSSTGHITPTPDFIILNAGAPSSEQDVRLAAVAVQQQQQQQQQQQQQQQQQQQQQQQHQQQQQLSDYDAPNHKRPRISGGWGT; this is translated from the exons ATGGGTcgcaaaaaaattcaaatttcacgCATCACCGACGAGCGCAATCGACAG GTGACCTTCAACAAACGCAAGTTCGGCGTTATGAAAAAAGCCTACGAGCTGTCAGTGCTCTGTGACTGCGAGATCGCGTTGATCATCTTCTCGTCGAGCAACAAGCTGTATCAGTATGCCAGCACCGATATGGATCGGGTGCTGCTCAAGTACACCGAATACAATGAGCCACACGAATCGCTCACCAACAAGAACATAATTGAG AAGGAGAACAAAAACGGCGTCATGTCACCGGATTCACCCGAAGCGGAGGCCGATTACACGCTCACCCCGCGCACCGAAGCCAAATACAATAAGATCGACGaggaatttcaaaatatgatGCAGCGCAACCAAATCGCCATTGGCGGTGTTACGGGCGGTGggggcggcggtggcggtggcggaggTGCACCGAATAGACCAATGCCCAACACGAGTTACACGCTGCCGGTTTCGGTGCCAGTGCCCGGCTCCTACGGTGAGAATCTGCTGCAGGCCAGCCCACAAATGTCCCACACAAACATCAGCCCACGTCCATCGAGTTCGGAGACGGATTCAGGTGGGATGTCCTTAATAA TCTATCCATCGGGTACCATGTTGGAGATGTCAAACGGTTatccacattcacattcgccgCTTGTGGGATCACCCAGTCCAGGTCCCAGTCCTGGCATAG CACATCATTTGCCCATTAAACAGCAATCGCCGGGCAGCCAGAATGGACGAGCTTCCAATTTGCGTGTCGTTATACCGCCCACCATAGCGCCAAACATGTCGGCGACAGCGGAGGATGTTGCCTATGCAGAT CAGCGTCAGAGCCAGACGTCGCTGAACACGCCAGTGGTGACGCTGCAGACACCGATGCCCGCGCTGACCAGCTACTCGTTTGGGGCGCAGGACTTCTCGTCGTCGGGGGCGATGAGCGCGGACATTATGAGCCTGCCGCAGTGGCATCAGGGTCTCGTCCAGCAGCACACTAGGTGGGTAGTCCAGGCCCCGAGCCCGGcgaatagcagcagcagcagtcccAGCAGGCAAACACTTAACGGCGACCAACATCATAATCTGCCTTGCAGTCTATCGCACTTGGCTGTCTCGAATAGCACACCGCCGCCCGCCAGCTCACCCGTCTCCATCAAGGTCAAGGCGGAGCCACAGTCGCCGCCACGCGATCTCTCCGCCAGCGGCGGACACAATCAGCATAACAGCAACGGCTCAACGGGCAGCGgttccagcagcagcagcaccagcagcaatgCCTCAGCCAACGGCGGTGGTGGTGCAGGTGGCGCAGCTGGCTCACTTAGTGCAGCGAATGTCATCACACACTTGAACAACGCCAGCATATTAACTGGAGCGcctggcggcggtggcggaggcggaggtggAACGAATGGCAGCGCAGAGCAGGCCACCAATTTGAGCGTCCTAAGTCATTCGCAACAGCATCTGGTCATGCCGAATTCGCGGCCCTCTTCAACCGGCCACATAACACCGACTCCAG ACTTTATTATCTTAAACGCAGGTGCGCCCAGCAGCGAACAGGACGTGCGTCTCGCTGCCGTtgcagtgcagcagcagcaacagcagcaacaacaacaacagcagcagcagcaacaacaacagcagcagcagcaacaacatcagcaacagcaacagttgagCGATTATGATGCGCCCAATCACAAAAGGCCAAGAATATCTGGTGGCTGGGGCACATAG
- the LOC132788719 gene encoding myocyte-specific enhancer factor 2 isoform X19, whose amino-acid sequence MGRKKIQISRITDERNRQVTFNKRKFGVMKKAYELSVLCDCEIALIIFSSSNKLYQYASTDMDRVLLKYTEYNEPHESLTNKNIIEKENKNGVMSPDSPEAEADYTLTPRTEAKYNKIDEEFQNMMQRNQIAIGGVTGGGGGGGGGGGAPNRPMPNTSYTLPVSVPVPGSYGENLLQASPQMSHTNISPRPSSSETDSGGMSLITHHLPIKQQSPGSQNGRASNLRVVIPPTIAPNMSATAEDVAYADQRQSQTSLNTPVVTLQTPMPALTSYSFGAQDFSSSGAMSADIMSLPQWHQGLVQQHTSLSHLAVSNSTPPPASSPVSIKVKAEPQSPPRDLSASGGHNQHNSNGSTGSGSSSSSTSSNASANGGGGAGGAAGSLSAANVITHLNNASILTGAPGGGGGGGGGTNGSAEQATNLSVLSHSQQHLVMPNSRPSSTGHITPTPGAPSSEQDVRLAAVAVQQQQQQQQQQQQQQQQQQQQQQQHQQQQQLSDYDAPNHKRPRISGGWGT is encoded by the exons ATGGGTcgcaaaaaaattcaaatttcacgCATCACCGACGAGCGCAATCGACAG GTGACCTTCAACAAACGCAAGTTCGGCGTTATGAAAAAAGCCTACGAGCTGTCAGTGCTCTGTGACTGCGAGATCGCGTTGATCATCTTCTCGTCGAGCAACAAGCTGTATCAGTATGCCAGCACCGATATGGATCGGGTGCTGCTCAAGTACACCGAATACAATGAGCCACACGAATCGCTCACCAACAAGAACATAATTGAG AAGGAGAACAAAAACGGCGTCATGTCACCGGATTCACCCGAAGCGGAGGCCGATTACACGCTCACCCCGCGCACCGAAGCCAAATACAATAAGATCGACGaggaatttcaaaatatgatGCAGCGCAACCAAATCGCCATTGGCGGTGTTACGGGCGGTGggggcggcggtggcggtggcggaggTGCACCGAATAGACCAATGCCCAACACGAGTTACACGCTGCCGGTTTCGGTGCCAGTGCCCGGCTCCTACGGTGAGAATCTGCTGCAGGCCAGCCCACAAATGTCCCACACAAACATCAGCCCACGTCCATCGAGTTCGGAGACGGATTCAGGTGGGATGTCCTTAATAA CACATCATTTGCCCATTAAACAGCAATCGCCGGGCAGCCAGAATGGACGAGCTTCCAATTTGCGTGTCGTTATACCGCCCACCATAGCGCCAAACATGTCGGCGACAGCGGAGGATGTTGCCTATGCAGAT CAGCGTCAGAGCCAGACGTCGCTGAACACGCCAGTGGTGACGCTGCAGACACCGATGCCCGCGCTGACCAGCTACTCGTTTGGGGCGCAGGACTTCTCGTCGTCGGGGGCGATGAGCGCGGACATTATGAGCCTGCCGCAGTGGCATCAGGGTCTCGTCCAGCAGCACACTAG TCTATCGCACTTGGCTGTCTCGAATAGCACACCGCCGCCCGCCAGCTCACCCGTCTCCATCAAGGTCAAGGCGGAGCCACAGTCGCCGCCACGCGATCTCTCCGCCAGCGGCGGACACAATCAGCATAACAGCAACGGCTCAACGGGCAGCGgttccagcagcagcagcaccagcagcaatgCCTCAGCCAACGGCGGTGGTGGTGCAGGTGGCGCAGCTGGCTCACTTAGTGCAGCGAATGTCATCACACACTTGAACAACGCCAGCATATTAACTGGAGCGcctggcggcggtggcggaggcggaggtggAACGAATGGCAGCGCAGAGCAGGCCACCAATTTGAGCGTCCTAAGTCATTCGCAACAGCATCTGGTCATGCCGAATTCGCGGCCCTCTTCAACCGGCCACATAACACCGACTCCAG GTGCGCCCAGCAGCGAACAGGACGTGCGTCTCGCTGCCGTtgcagtgcagcagcagcaacagcagcaacaacaacaacagcagcagcagcaacaacaacagcagcagcagcaacaacatcagcaacagcaacagttgagCGATTATGATGCGCCCAATCACAAAAGGCCAAGAATATCTGGTGGCTGGGGCACATAG
- the LOC132788719 gene encoding myocyte-specific enhancer factor 2 isoform X16 translates to MGRKKIQISRITDERNRQVTFNKRKFGVMKKAYELSVLCDCEIALIIFSSSNKLYQYASTDMDRVLLKYTEYNEPHESLTNKNIIEKENKNGVMSPDSPEAEADYTLTPRTEAKYNKIDEEFQNMMQRNQIAIGGVTGGGGGGGGGGGAPNRPMPNTSYTLPVSVPVPGSYAHHLPIKQQSPGSQNGRASNLRVVIPPTIAPNMSATAEDVAYADQRQSQTSLNTPVVTLQTPMPALTSYSFGAQDFSSSGAMSADIMSLPQWHQGLVQQHTRWVVQAPSPANSSSSSPSRQTLNGDQHHNLPCSLSHLAVSNSTPPPASSPVSIKVKAEPQSPPRDLSASGGHNQHNSNGSTGSGSSSSSTSSNASANGGGGAGGAAGSLSAANVITHLNNASILTGAPGGGGGGGGGTNGSAEQATNLSVLSHSQQHLVMPNSRPSSTGHITPTPGHDKYDGYPYRALMGHNARWNFADFIILNAGAPSSEQDVRLAAVAVQQQQQQQQQQQQQQQQQQQQQQQHQQQQQLSDYDAPNHKRPRISGGWGT, encoded by the exons ATGGGTcgcaaaaaaattcaaatttcacgCATCACCGACGAGCGCAATCGACAG GTGACCTTCAACAAACGCAAGTTCGGCGTTATGAAAAAAGCCTACGAGCTGTCAGTGCTCTGTGACTGCGAGATCGCGTTGATCATCTTCTCGTCGAGCAACAAGCTGTATCAGTATGCCAGCACCGATATGGATCGGGTGCTGCTCAAGTACACCGAATACAATGAGCCACACGAATCGCTCACCAACAAGAACATAATTGAG AAGGAGAACAAAAACGGCGTCATGTCACCGGATTCACCCGAAGCGGAGGCCGATTACACGCTCACCCCGCGCACCGAAGCCAAATACAATAAGATCGACGaggaatttcaaaatatgatGCAGCGCAACCAAATCGCCATTGGCGGTGTTACGGGCGGTGggggcggcggtggcggtggcggaggTGCACCGAATAGACCAATGCCCAACACGAGTTACACGCTGCCGGTTTCGGTGCCAGTGCCCGGCTCCTACG CACATCATTTGCCCATTAAACAGCAATCGCCGGGCAGCCAGAATGGACGAGCTTCCAATTTGCGTGTCGTTATACCGCCCACCATAGCGCCAAACATGTCGGCGACAGCGGAGGATGTTGCCTATGCAGAT CAGCGTCAGAGCCAGACGTCGCTGAACACGCCAGTGGTGACGCTGCAGACACCGATGCCCGCGCTGACCAGCTACTCGTTTGGGGCGCAGGACTTCTCGTCGTCGGGGGCGATGAGCGCGGACATTATGAGCCTGCCGCAGTGGCATCAGGGTCTCGTCCAGCAGCACACTAGGTGGGTAGTCCAGGCCCCGAGCCCGGcgaatagcagcagcagcagtcccAGCAGGCAAACACTTAACGGCGACCAACATCATAATCTGCCTTGCAGTCTATCGCACTTGGCTGTCTCGAATAGCACACCGCCGCCCGCCAGCTCACCCGTCTCCATCAAGGTCAAGGCGGAGCCACAGTCGCCGCCACGCGATCTCTCCGCCAGCGGCGGACACAATCAGCATAACAGCAACGGCTCAACGGGCAGCGgttccagcagcagcagcaccagcagcaatgCCTCAGCCAACGGCGGTGGTGGTGCAGGTGGCGCAGCTGGCTCACTTAGTGCAGCGAATGTCATCACACACTTGAACAACGCCAGCATATTAACTGGAGCGcctggcggcggtggcggaggcggaggtggAACGAATGGCAGCGCAGAGCAGGCCACCAATTTGAGCGTCCTAAGTCATTCGCAACAGCATCTGGTCATGCCGAATTCGCGGCCCTCTTCAACCGGCCACATAACACCGACTCCAG GGCATGATAAGTATGATGGATATCCGTACCGCGCGCTTATGGGACATAATGCTAGATGGAATTTTGCCG ACTTTATTATCTTAAACGCAGGTGCGCCCAGCAGCGAACAGGACGTGCGTCTCGCTGCCGTtgcagtgcagcagcagcaacagcagcaacaacaacaacagcagcagcagcaacaacaacagcagcagcagcaacaacatcagcaacagcaacagttgagCGATTATGATGCGCCCAATCACAAAAGGCCAAGAATATCTGGTGGCTGGGGCACATAG
- the LOC132788719 gene encoding myocyte-specific enhancer factor 2 isoform X2: MGRKKIQISRITDERNRQVTFNKRKFGVMKKAYELSVLCDCEIALIIFSSSNKLYQYASTDMDRVLLKYTEYNEPHESLTNKNIIEKENKNGVMSPDSPEAEADYTLTPRTEAKYNKIDEEFQNMMQRNQIAIGGVTGGGGGGGGGGGAPNRPMPNTSYTLPVSVPVPGSYGENLLQASPQMSHTNISPRPSSSETDSGGMSLIIYPSGTMLEMSNGYPHSHSPLVGSPSPGPSPGIAHHLPIKQQSPGSQNGRASNLRVVIPPTIAPNMSATAEDVAYADRQSQTSLNTPVVTLQTPMPALTSYSFGAQDFSSSGAMSADIMSLPQWHQGLVQQHTRWVVQAPSPANSSSSSPSRQTLNGDQHHNLPCSLSHLAVSNSTPPPASSPVSIKVKAEPQSPPRDLSASGGHNQHNSNGSTGSGSSSSSTSSNASANGGGGAGGAAGSLSAANVITHLNNASILTGAPGGGGGGGGGTNGSAEQATNLSVLSHSQQHLVMPNSRPSSTGHITPTPGHDKYDGYPYRALMGHNARWNFADFIILNAGAPSSEQDVRLAAVAVQQQQQQQQQQQQQQQQQQQQQQQHQQQQQLSDYDAPNHKRPRISGGWGT, translated from the exons ATGGGTcgcaaaaaaattcaaatttcacgCATCACCGACGAGCGCAATCGACAG GTGACCTTCAACAAACGCAAGTTCGGCGTTATGAAAAAAGCCTACGAGCTGTCAGTGCTCTGTGACTGCGAGATCGCGTTGATCATCTTCTCGTCGAGCAACAAGCTGTATCAGTATGCCAGCACCGATATGGATCGGGTGCTGCTCAAGTACACCGAATACAATGAGCCACACGAATCGCTCACCAACAAGAACATAATTGAG AAGGAGAACAAAAACGGCGTCATGTCACCGGATTCACCCGAAGCGGAGGCCGATTACACGCTCACCCCGCGCACCGAAGCCAAATACAATAAGATCGACGaggaatttcaaaatatgatGCAGCGCAACCAAATCGCCATTGGCGGTGTTACGGGCGGTGggggcggcggtggcggtggcggaggTGCACCGAATAGACCAATGCCCAACACGAGTTACACGCTGCCGGTTTCGGTGCCAGTGCCCGGCTCCTACGGTGAGAATCTGCTGCAGGCCAGCCCACAAATGTCCCACACAAACATCAGCCCACGTCCATCGAGTTCGGAGACGGATTCAGGTGGGATGTCCTTAATAA TCTATCCATCGGGTACCATGTTGGAGATGTCAAACGGTTatccacattcacattcgccgCTTGTGGGATCACCCAGTCCAGGTCCCAGTCCTGGCATAG CACATCATTTGCCCATTAAACAGCAATCGCCGGGCAGCCAGAATGGACGAGCTTCCAATTTGCGTGTCGTTATACCGCCCACCATAGCGCCAAACATGTCGGCGACAGCGGAGGATGTTGCCTATGCAGAT CGTCAGAGCCAGACGTCGCTGAACACGCCAGTGGTGACGCTGCAGACACCGATGCCCGCGCTGACCAGCTACTCGTTTGGGGCGCAGGACTTCTCGTCGTCGGGGGCGATGAGCGCGGACATTATGAGCCTGCCGCAGTGGCATCAGGGTCTCGTCCAGCAGCACACTAGGTGGGTAGTCCAGGCCCCGAGCCCGGcgaatagcagcagcagcagtcccAGCAGGCAAACACTTAACGGCGACCAACATCATAATCTGCCTTGCAGTCTATCGCACTTGGCTGTCTCGAATAGCACACCGCCGCCCGCCAGCTCACCCGTCTCCATCAAGGTCAAGGCGGAGCCACAGTCGCCGCCACGCGATCTCTCCGCCAGCGGCGGACACAATCAGCATAACAGCAACGGCTCAACGGGCAGCGgttccagcagcagcagcaccagcagcaatgCCTCAGCCAACGGCGGTGGTGGTGCAGGTGGCGCAGCTGGCTCACTTAGTGCAGCGAATGTCATCACACACTTGAACAACGCCAGCATATTAACTGGAGCGcctggcggcggtggcggaggcggaggtggAACGAATGGCAGCGCAGAGCAGGCCACCAATTTGAGCGTCCTAAGTCATTCGCAACAGCATCTGGTCATGCCGAATTCGCGGCCCTCTTCAACCGGCCACATAACACCGACTCCAG GGCATGATAAGTATGATGGATATCCGTACCGCGCGCTTATGGGACATAATGCTAGATGGAATTTTGCCG ACTTTATTATCTTAAACGCAGGTGCGCCCAGCAGCGAACAGGACGTGCGTCTCGCTGCCGTtgcagtgcagcagcagcaacagcagcaacaacaacaacagcagcagcagcaacaacaacagcagcagcagcaacaacatcagcaacagcaacagttgagCGATTATGATGCGCCCAATCACAAAAGGCCAAGAATATCTGGTGGCTGGGGCACATAG
- the LOC132788719 gene encoding myocyte-specific enhancer factor 2 isoform X6 produces the protein MGRKKIQISRITDERNRQVTFNKRKFGVMKKAYELSVLCDCEIALIIFSSSNKLYQYASTDMDRVLLKYTEYNEPHESLTNKNIIEKENKNGVMSPDSPEAEADYTLTPRTEAKYNKIDEEFQNMMQRNQIAIGGVTGGGGGGGGGGGAPNRPMPNTSYTLPVSVPVPGSYGENLLQASPQMSHTNISPRPSSSETDSGGMSLIIYPSGTMLEMSNGYPHSHSPLVGSPSPGPSPGIAHHLPIKQQSPGSQNGRASNLRVVIPPTIAPNMSATAEDVAYADQRQSQTSLNTPVVTLQTPMPALTSYSFGAQDFSSSGAMSADIMSLPQWHQGLVQQHTRWVVQAPSPANSSSSSPSRQTLNGDQHHNLPCSLSHLAVSNSTPPPASSPVSIKVKAEPQSPPRDLSASGGHNQHNSNGSTGSGSSSSSTSSNASANGGGGAGGAAGSLSAANVITHLNNASILTGAPGGGGGGGGGTNGSAEQATNLSVLSHSQQHLVMPNSRPSSTGHITPTPGAPSSEQDVRLAAVAVQQQQQQQQQQQQQQQQQQQQQQQHQQQQQLSDYDAPNHKRPRISGGWGT, from the exons ATGGGTcgcaaaaaaattcaaatttcacgCATCACCGACGAGCGCAATCGACAG GTGACCTTCAACAAACGCAAGTTCGGCGTTATGAAAAAAGCCTACGAGCTGTCAGTGCTCTGTGACTGCGAGATCGCGTTGATCATCTTCTCGTCGAGCAACAAGCTGTATCAGTATGCCAGCACCGATATGGATCGGGTGCTGCTCAAGTACACCGAATACAATGAGCCACACGAATCGCTCACCAACAAGAACATAATTGAG AAGGAGAACAAAAACGGCGTCATGTCACCGGATTCACCCGAAGCGGAGGCCGATTACACGCTCACCCCGCGCACCGAAGCCAAATACAATAAGATCGACGaggaatttcaaaatatgatGCAGCGCAACCAAATCGCCATTGGCGGTGTTACGGGCGGTGggggcggcggtggcggtggcggaggTGCACCGAATAGACCAATGCCCAACACGAGTTACACGCTGCCGGTTTCGGTGCCAGTGCCCGGCTCCTACGGTGAGAATCTGCTGCAGGCCAGCCCACAAATGTCCCACACAAACATCAGCCCACGTCCATCGAGTTCGGAGACGGATTCAGGTGGGATGTCCTTAATAA TCTATCCATCGGGTACCATGTTGGAGATGTCAAACGGTTatccacattcacattcgccgCTTGTGGGATCACCCAGTCCAGGTCCCAGTCCTGGCATAG CACATCATTTGCCCATTAAACAGCAATCGCCGGGCAGCCAGAATGGACGAGCTTCCAATTTGCGTGTCGTTATACCGCCCACCATAGCGCCAAACATGTCGGCGACAGCGGAGGATGTTGCCTATGCAGAT CAGCGTCAGAGCCAGACGTCGCTGAACACGCCAGTGGTGACGCTGCAGACACCGATGCCCGCGCTGACCAGCTACTCGTTTGGGGCGCAGGACTTCTCGTCGTCGGGGGCGATGAGCGCGGACATTATGAGCCTGCCGCAGTGGCATCAGGGTCTCGTCCAGCAGCACACTAGGTGGGTAGTCCAGGCCCCGAGCCCGGcgaatagcagcagcagcagtcccAGCAGGCAAACACTTAACGGCGACCAACATCATAATCTGCCTTGCAGTCTATCGCACTTGGCTGTCTCGAATAGCACACCGCCGCCCGCCAGCTCACCCGTCTCCATCAAGGTCAAGGCGGAGCCACAGTCGCCGCCACGCGATCTCTCCGCCAGCGGCGGACACAATCAGCATAACAGCAACGGCTCAACGGGCAGCGgttccagcagcagcagcaccagcagcaatgCCTCAGCCAACGGCGGTGGTGGTGCAGGTGGCGCAGCTGGCTCACTTAGTGCAGCGAATGTCATCACACACTTGAACAACGCCAGCATATTAACTGGAGCGcctggcggcggtggcggaggcggaggtggAACGAATGGCAGCGCAGAGCAGGCCACCAATTTGAGCGTCCTAAGTCATTCGCAACAGCATCTGGTCATGCCGAATTCGCGGCCCTCTTCAACCGGCCACATAACACCGACTCCAG GTGCGCCCAGCAGCGAACAGGACGTGCGTCTCGCTGCCGTtgcagtgcagcagcagcaacagcagcaacaacaacaacagcagcagcagcaacaacaacagcagcagcagcaacaacatcagcaacagcaacagttgagCGATTATGATGCGCCCAATCACAAAAGGCCAAGAATATCTGGTGGCTGGGGCACATAG